The following proteins are encoded in a genomic region of Phalacrocorax carbo chromosome 2, bPhaCar2.1, whole genome shotgun sequence:
- the LOC135312207 gene encoding feather keratin 1-like: MACYDLCRPCGPTPLANSCNEPCVRQCEDSRVVIQPPAVLVTLPGPILSSFPQNTAVGSSSSAAVGNILGSQGVPVSSGGFGYGYGFGGLGCYGGIRGCYPC; encoded by the coding sequence ATGGCCTGCTACGACCTCTGCCGCCCCTGCGGACCCACCCCGCTGGctaacagctgcaacgagccctgtgtcaggcagtgcgagGACTCCCGCGTCGTCATCCAGCCTCCCGCCGTGCTggtcaccctgccaggacccatcctcagctccttcccacagaacaccgCCGTCGGATCCTCCTCATCGGCTGCCGTGGGCAACATCCTcggctcccagggagtgccCGTCTCCTCCGGCGGATTTGGCTATGGCTACGGctttggaggcctgggctgctacGGTGGCATAAGGGGCTGCTACCCCTGCTAA
- the LOC135312208 gene encoding feather keratin 1-like, with product MACYDLCRPCGPTPLANSCNEPCVRQCEDSRVVIQPPAVMVTLPGPILSSFPQNTAVGSSSSAAVGNILGSQGVPVSSGRFGYGYGYGFGGLGCYGGIRGCYPC from the coding sequence ATGGCCTGCTACGACCTCTGCCGCCCCTGCGGACCCACCCCGCTGGctaacagctgcaacgagccctgtgtcaggcagtgcgagGACTCCCGCGTCGTCATCCAGCCTCCCGCCGTGATggtcaccctgccaggacccatcctcagctccttcccacagaacaccgCCGTCGGATCCTCCTCATCGGCTGCCGTGGGCAACATCCTcggctcccagggagtgccTGTCTCCTCTGGCCGCTTCGGCTACGGCTACGGCTATGGctttggaggcctgggctgctacGGTGGCATAAGGGGCTGCTACCCCTGCTAA